The genomic DNA GCAGCGCACCTCGTCGCGGAAATACTCGAACGCGTGCGGCAATGCGTGGCACACCGGCCAGCCGAGTGAGCGGAGGCGAAATGTGTTGAGGAACACACCCATCTGGTGACGCACGCGCACCGCGCTGTCCTGCAGGTTGCGATAATAGAAGCCGAGCCCGGGGTCCACAAGGATGCGAGAGACGCCGCAGCGCGTCGCGATTTCGATTTGCCGGGCGAACTGTTCCCGCATCGCGGCGACGGGGTCCGTGCCAGGATCGAAGTCGCCCACTTCACGGACGTTCTCGCCCTGCACGTGGCAGAGGATCACGGCCGCGCCGTTTGCCGCGGCCATGCGGAACATCTCCTCGTCGGTGAAATTGCCGGTGAGGTTCAGCACGTGGGCGCCGGCCTCGACACACGCGCGAGCCACGGCCGGCGAATACGTTTCAACGGACACAAGGACTCCCGAT from Verrucomicrobiota bacterium includes the following:
- a CDS encoding dihydropteroate synthase gives rise to the protein MLTLEHLAELLDSHRADASARVQEFAIGGRHFAFNSRKSIMGVVNLSADSWYRESVCLSSDAAIERGRVLAAQGADLVDVGAESTLANAGRADAAMQSSRLLPVVRALRASGVLVSVETYSPAVARACVEAGAHVLNLTGNFTDEEMFRMAAANGAAVILCHVQGENVREVGDFDPGTDPVAAMREQFARQIEIATRCGVSRILVDPGLGFYYRNLQDSAVRVRHQMGVFLNTFRLRSLGWPVCHALPHAFEYFRDEVRCAEPFFAVLAALGKTDVFRTHEVPRTRAVLATLGVF